The Candidatus Binatia bacterium genome segment CATCGCCCGGTTGAACTCGAGTCCCGGAATGCTGAAGATTTTGGCGGAAGCACCGGAGTTCGCGACCGTGGTGAAGCTCGGAAGAACCTTCAGCCTCTTCTCGTAGGTGTACTCAAGCTCGCTCGCGTCCGTCGCGGGCACGCCCGCTCCCACGCCGAGGTGGTAAAGGATGACGTTGTCCTTCGAGTAGCCGCCGTCCCCCGCTTCAAACTCGTGGGCGAGCGCTTTGTCTCTATCGATCGGCATTCGGGTTCACCTCGATCATGACCTTGGCACCGGCGTTCGAGTCGTTCGCGACCGCGAAGGCGTCGCCGAACTCGTCGAGCGGAAAGCGGTGCGTGATGATGGGAGTGAGATCGACCTTGGTGAGCATGTCGATCATCGTGGTGTAGTCCTCCGGGTAACAAATCGACCCAGCGAGGGTCAGCTGCTTCGACATGACGAGCAGGAAGCTCACCGGAATGGGCTCGCGGTGGAGTGCGACTATCGACACACGCGCATCCGACTTCGCGTTCTCGATGATCTGCGTGAGCACCGGAGCCGCGCCCGATGCCTCGATGTAAGCATCGCTTCCCGGCATCTCCATGCCGAGCCACGGACCCGTTCCGTGCAGTTCGGTGAGACGCTTCCATGTCTCTTCTTTTCCCGGGTTCACGGTTTCACGCGCGCCCATGGTGCGAGCGACCTCGAGCCTCGTGTCCGAGTAGTCCAGCATGACGACGTCATCGATGCCGCGGAAGCGAAGCGTTGCGAGCGACATCAACCCGATCGGGCCGGCACCGAAAATCGCGACCTTGTCGCCTTTCGACACCTCGGCCCGGTTCACGGCCTGCATTCCGACACCGAGCGGCTCCGCGAGAGCCGCCGCCGCAAACGAGAGCGAATCCGGAATCGGAAAGAGCGTACCGCCGTCGGCCGCGTTCGGGACGAGGAGCTCCGGAGTGAAGCCGCCCTGCGCCGAGCCGTTTCCGATCGAATTCCCGGCGCCCATCGGGTTCAGCACCACCCGCGTTCCCGGGGCAAGCTCGGTGACCTCGCTCCCGACGCGGAGGATCACTCCGGAGAGCTCGTGTCCCAGAGGAACCGGCTCCGGCGAGGGCCCCGCGACGCCGCCCAACCTCACGTACCCCAGATCGCTGCCGCAGATCCCGCACGCCGCGACCTGCACGACGGCATCCCGGGGACCGGGCTGGATCGGCTCGATGTCGTCGACCCGCACGTCGCCCGGGCCGTGAATGCGAACTTGCTTCATGCAGATGCTCTACGGGCCGCGTTTCCGCAGGTCAAAGGTCCCATTCTCTGCTAAGATTCGAAGCCGAACGAATGTCGACCCCACTTCCCCGCATCGCGTTTCTCCACACCGCGAAGATCCACATCGAGACCTTCGACCGGCTCCTCGCCGAACATGTCGGCCAGGTCGAGCTCCAGCACACGGTCCGGCCCGATTGGCTCGAACGTGCGCAGCGAGAAGGGCTCTCGGGAGATCTCCGCACCGCCGTCTCTCGCCACCTCGAAGAGATGAGCACGCATGCCGCCGTAGTCGTCTGCACGTGCTCGACGTTGGGACCGATCGCGGACGAGATCGCGGCGGCGGGCGCGCCCGTGTTTCGCATCGATCGCCCCATGATCGAGGCCGCGGTCCGCTGCGACGGAACCTGCGTCGTCGCGGTCTGTCTGGAGAGCACGATCGATCCGACCTCGC includes the following:
- a CDS encoding zinc-binding dehydrogenase, which gives rise to MKQVRIHGPGDVRVDDIEPIQPGPRDAVVQVAACGICGSDLGYVRLGGVAGPSPEPVPLGHELSGVILRVGSEVTELAPGTRVVLNPMGAGNSIGNGSAQGGFTPELLVPNAADGGTLFPIPDSLSFAAAALAEPLGVGMQAVNRAEVSKGDKVAIFGAGPIGLMSLATLRFRGIDDVVMLDYSDTRLEVARTMGARETVNPGKEETWKRLTELHGTGPWLGMEMPGSDAYIEASGAAPVLTQIIENAKSDARVSIVALHREPIPVSFLLVMSKQLTLAGSICYPEDYTTMIDMLTKVDLTPIITHRFPLDEFGDAFAVANDSNAGAKVMIEVNPNADR